AGGGCCTGGTGACCTATGTGAATTACCCGACCACGGAGTACCTGCAGCTCCCGTTCGTGGATCTGGTCTGTTTCAACCTCTACTTGGAGTCCCGGAAACCATTCGCGGCCTACCTGGCACGGCTGCAAAACCTGGCGGGAGAGCGGCCGCTCCTTCTCACCGAGTGCGGTCTGGACAGCCGCCGGCACGGAGAAGAAGCCCAGGCCGAGACACTCGACTGGCAGGTTCGGACGGCGTTTTCCGCGGGGTGCGCGGGCATCTTTGTCTACGCCTGGACCGACGAATGGTGCCGCGGCGGCTACGACATCCAGGACTGGGATTTCGGCCTCACCCGGCGTGACCGCCGGCCCAAGCCGGCGCTGGACGCCGTGCGCCGAGCCTTTTCCGAAGTCCCCTTCCCCGCGTCACTGCCTTGGCCTTCGATCTCGGTTCTCGTTTGCACCTACAACGGGGGTCACGTCATCGAACACTGTTTTCAGGCGCTGCTGAAACTGGAATACCCGAACTATGAAGTGATCGTCGTCAGTGACGGTTCCACGGACGGCACGGTGGCCCTGGCCCAGGCCTACGGTTTTCGGGTCATCGCCCAGGAGAATCAAGGGCTGGCGGCGGCCCGCAACCGAGCGCTCGAAGCGGCCACGGGTCAGATCGTCGCGTACATCGACGACGACGCCTACCCCGACCCACATTGGCTCACCTATCTGGCGCACGGGTTTCTCACGACGCGGCATGCCGGGATGGGCGGTCCCAACGTCGCCCCGGAGGGCGACGGCATGGTGGCGGACTGCGTGACGGACGCGCCGGGCGGGCCGAATGTGGTGCTCCTTTCCGACACGGAAGCGGAACACATTCCGGGCTGCAACATGGCCTTTCGCAAGGAATGCCTGGAAGCAGTCGGCGGCTTCGATCCGCAGTTCCGCATTGCGGGCGACGACGTCGACCTCTGCTGGCGCCTCCAGGAGCGAGGGTGGACGCTGGGCTATAGCCCGGCGGCGATGGTCTGGCACCGCCGGCGCAACTCCGTCCAAGCCTATTGGCGTCAGCAATGGAACTACGGCAGGGCGGAGGCGCTTCTCGAAAGGCGCTGGCCCGAGAAGTACACGTCCCTGGGGCATTTGACCTGGGCCGGGCGGATTTACGGCAAGGGGCACACGATCGGGCTGCATTCGCTCCGAGAAAGGGTTTATCACGGCCTCTGGGGCAGCGCGCCCTTTCAATCCGTCTACCGGCCGCCTCCGAGCCTCTTGGAGTCCCTGCTGCTGGTTCCCGAATGGTACCTGGTGAACGCCGCGCTCGCGGCCCTGGCGGCGCTGGGATTTCTCTGGCGACCGCTGCTCCTTGCCCTTCCCGTGCTCGGACTCTCGGTCGGGCTTGTCCTGGTCCAGGCCTGCCTCAGCGCGGCGCGCGCGGAGCTCAAAACCAATCTGGGATCACGCCCGAGCCGATGGAAGCCGCGCATGCTCGTCGCTTTCCTCCACCTGCTCCAGCCGGCGGCTCGGCTCTGGGGCCGCCTCGGCTATGGGCTTGCTCCGTGGCGGCTGCGGGC
The Candidatus Eisenbacteria bacterium genome window above contains:
- a CDS encoding glycosyltransferase; amino-acid sequence: MGDHGPGVAVEPTLPPRALIAGPRPAARGKFIFRGHEKLSVRGVTYGTFRPQHEEIQFPERSVVAGDFAQMAAQGINAIRTYTVPPGWLLDLGQEHGLSVLVGLPWEEHLAFLDDRKLPGGITARVRAGVRACAGHPAVLGYAVGNEIPSSVVRWHGRGRIERFLRRLHETVKQEDPEGLVTYVNYPTTEYLQLPFVDLVCFNLYLESRKPFAAYLARLQNLAGERPLLLTECGLDSRRHGEEAQAETLDWQVRTAFSAGCAGIFVYAWTDEWCRGGYDIQDWDFGLTRRDRRPKPALDAVRRAFSEVPFPASLPWPSISVLVCTYNGGHVIEHCFQALLKLEYPNYEVIVVSDGSTDGTVALAQAYGFRVIAQENQGLAAARNRALEAATGQIVAYIDDDAYPDPHWLTYLAHGFLTTRHAGMGGPNVAPEGDGMVADCVTDAPGGPNVVLLSDTEAEHIPGCNMAFRKECLEAVGGFDPQFRIAGDDVDLCWRLQERGWTLGYSPAAMVWHRRRNSVQAYWRQQWNYGRAEALLERRWPEKYTSLGHLTWAGRIYGKGHTIGLHSLRERVYHGLWGSAPFQSVYRPPPSLLESLLLVPEWYLVNAALAALAALGFLWRPLLLALPVLGLSVGLVLVQACLSAARAELKTNLGSRPSRWKPRMLVAFLHLLQPAARLWGRLGYGLAPWRLRATSGFVFPRARSVSFRSGRWKTDGERLAALRASLVSRAVQVASGAETERWDLQVRGGLLGDARILMAIEEHGAGIQRVLVRLWPRVSPLAWTLTTVFAALGSAARSQSWAACTLLGATALLVAGRTFLECSAATAAALWAIGRARAEET